One region of Camelina sativa cultivar DH55 chromosome 6, Cs, whole genome shotgun sequence genomic DNA includes:
- the LOC104792937 gene encoding N-terminal kinase-like protein, which yields MFKFLKGVVAGSGTGLKDLPYNIGDPYPSAWGSWSHFRGTSKDDGSPVSIFALSGNNAQDGHLAAGRNGVKRLRTVRHPNILSFLHSTEVETHDGSTSKVTIYIVTEPVMPLSDKIKELGLKATQRDEYFALGLHQIGKAVSFLNNDCKLVHGNVCLASVVVTPTLDWKLHAFDVLSEFDGSNESASGPMLPFEWLVGTQYKPMEMVKSDWVAIRKSPPWAIDSWGLGCLIYELFSGSKLGKTEELRNTVGIPKSLLPDYQRLLSSMPSRRLNTSKLLENGEYFQNKLVDTIHFMDILNLKDSVEKDTFFRKLPNVAEQLPREIVLKKLLPLLASSLEFGSAAAPALTALLKMGSWLSTEDFSVKVLPTIVKLFASNDRAIRVSLLQHVDQFGESMSSQIVDEQVYPHVATGFADTSAFLRELTLKSMLVLAPKLSQRTLSGSLLKYLSKLQVDEEPAIRTNTTILLGNIATYLNEGTRKRVLINAFTVRALRDTFPPARGAGIVALCATSTTYDDTEIATRILPNIVVLTIDQDSDVRSKAFQAVEQFLQILKQNYEKTNTGETGASGGASAIPETAGLIGWAMSSLTLKGKPLEQAPLASSSSAPSLAAAASNVATTATEAPSVKASHHTRSNSDFTDPPAPPSPTSTDGWGDAENGISEGHESDKDGWDLEPLDEPKPSPALANIQAAQKRPVSQSSRPTATSSRPKISAVKAAAKTEDDDLWGSIAAPPPATTSRPLNLKKTVQSDDEDPWAAIAAPPPTTRAKPLSSGRGRGAKPAAPRLGAQRINRTSSGM from the exons ATGTTTAAGTTCTTAAAGGGAGTGGTGGCTGGATCTGGTACGGGACTCAAGGATCTGCCTTACAACATCGGTGATCCTTATCCTTCTGCTTGGGGTTCATGGAGTCACTTTCGTGGTACCTCCAAG GATGATGGGTCTCCAGTTTCAATATTTGCTCTTTCTGGGAACAATGCTCAAGATGGTCATTTGGCTGCTGGAAGAAATGGTGTCAAGCGCCTTCGTACT GTGAGGCATCCAAATATACTTTCGTTTCTCCACAGCACTGAGGTCGAAACTCATGATGGTTCTACTTCCAAGGTTACGATCTATATAGTCACAGAGCCTGTTATGCCATTGTCAGATAAGATAAAGGAGCTAGGCTTGAAAGCTACCCAGAG GGATGAGTACTTTGCACTGGGGCTACACCAGATAGGTAAAGCTGTGAGCTTTCTGAACAATGACTGCAAACTT GTGCATGGAAATGTCTGTCTGGCGAGTGTTGTTGTTACACCTACTTTGGATTGGAAACTCCATGCTTTTGATGTTCTATCAGAGTTTGATGGGAGCAATGAGTCTGCAAGTGGACCTATGCTG CCATTTGAATGGCTAGTGGGAACACAGTACAAGCCAATGGAAATGGTCAAGTCTGATTGGGTTGCTATTAGGAAATCTCCACCTTGGGCCATCGATTCGTGGGGACTAG GTTGTCTTATTTACGAACTCTTCTCGGGCTCCAAGCTGGGGAAAACAGAGGAGCTGCGTAATACTGTCGGCATTCCTAAG TCTCTGCTTCCAGATTATCAACGACTCCTAAGTTCCATGCCTTCTCGCAGATTAAACACCTCGAAACTTCTAGAAAATGGCG AGTATTTCCAAAATAAGCTGGTGGACACCATACATTTTATGGATATTCTTAACTTGAAAGACAGCGTCGAAAAAGATACTTTCTTCCGCAAACTCCCAAATGTTGCTGAACAGCTTCCTCGGGAGATCGTGCTTAAGAAG CTTCTTCCTTTATTAGCTTCTTCCCTTGAATTTGGTTCAGCTGCTGCTCCCGCATTAACTGCCTTACTTAAGATGGGTTCATGGTTATCAACTGAAGATTTCAGTGTGAAG GTACTACCAACAATAGTCAAGCTTTTTGCTTCCAATGATCGAGCTATTAGAGTTTCTCTTTTGCAACATGTTGATCAATTTGGAGAATCAATGTCCTCGCAAATAGTCGATGAACAA GTATACCCTCATGTTGCTACTGGATTTGCGGATACATCTGCTTTTCTCCGAGAGCTGACTCTTAAATCGATGCTCGTTTTAGCTCCAAAG CTTTCTCAGCGTACACTTTCAGGATCACTGTTGAAATACCTTTCCAAACTGCAG GTGGATGAAGAGCCTGCAATCAGAACAAATACCACTATATTACTTGGGAATATTGCCACCTACCTAAATGAAGGG ACAAGGAAAAGAGTTTTGATTAATGCTTTTACAGTGCGTGCACTGCGTGATACATTTCCACCCGCTCGAGGTGCAG GGATTGTTGCATTATGTGCCACCAGTACTACTTATGACGACACTGAAATAGCAACTAGAATTCTTCCGAATATCGTTGTGCTAACTATTGATCAAGACAG TGATGTCCGATCAAAGGCATTTCAGGCTGTAGAACAATTTCTTCAGATACTGAAACAGAACTATGAGAAG ACAAACACTGGAGAGACGGGAGCCAGCGGAGGAGCTTCAGCTATACCTGAAACTGCTGGTCTGATTGG ATGGGCTATGAGTTCTTTGACTCTCAAGGGTAAGCCACTAGAACAAGCgcctcttgcttcttcttcttcagcaccATCCCTAGCTGCTGCTGCCTCAAATGTTGCAACCACAG CAACGGAGGCGCCAAGTGTCAAAGCCAGTCATCATACACGTTCCAACTCGGACTTCACAGATCCACCCGCACCACCATCCCCAACATCAACAGATGGTTGGGGAGATGCCGAGAATGGCATTAGTGAAGGTCATGAGAGTGACAAAGACGGTTGGGATCTCGAACCGCTGGATGAACCAAAGCCTTCTCCAGCACTCGCAAACATTCAAGCAGCTCAAAAACGACCTGTGTCTCAGTCCTCTAGACCTACAG CTACAAGCTCAAGACCAAAGATAAGCGCGGTGAAAGCAGCAGCGAAAACAGAAGACGATGATTTGTGGGGATCTATAGCTGCTCCCCCACCTGCAACTACTTCAAGACCGTTGAACTTGAAAAAGACAGTACAGTCTGATGATGAAGACCCATGGGCTGCCATTGCTGCTCCACCACCAACCACCAGAGCGAAACCGTTATCTTCTGGTCGTGGCCGAGGAGCCAAACCTGCAGCTCCTAGACTAGGTGCCCAACGCATTAACCGAACCTCATCTGGAATGTGA